The following DNA comes from Paenibacillus crassostreae.
TTTTTGAAATATAAGGGAATTTAAGAAAGAGGTGGATAAAAATCGTAATTTTTTCAACCTAAAATCGCAAGTTTACCACCTCAAAATATGGAAATGAATCTTGTAGAATAAGAAATGTAAATAGAAACATTCTCGAGAGGGGTTAGGAAAATGAAAAGAGTTAAACATTGGACAGCATTGATTCTTATAATCATGTTAGTCGCATCGTTGGCAGCTTGTGGAGGGAATGGCAACAATAATACTAAAAATAATGCTGCTGCTCCTGAAAAAACTGAATCAACAGAAACAAAGAATACTGATGAAGCTACTGAACCTGCGGAAAAGGTTGAGCTTTCATTCTGGTCACTAGGAACAACAAATTATGAAGATCTTGCTAAGAAGTATACAGAAGAAAATCCAAACATTACGATTAAGTTTCAGAATACATCTGACCAAACCGCACATCATAATAATTTGACAACTGCGTTGTCAGCGGATTCAGGTGCTCCAGACATCTTCATGCTTGAAATCGGTTTCATGGAGCGTTTCATTAATGCTCAAGATAAATTTCAGAACTTAAATGATTTTGGTGCTAAGGATATTGCCGGCAATTACTTAGACTGGAAATGGAAACAAGCATCTTCCGTTGATGGAAGTTTCCAACTTGGTCTTCCTACAGATATTGGACCAACAGTTGCTTATTATCGTGTAGATCTAGCTGAGCAAGCAGGGCTACCTGTTGATCCTGAGGGATTCGGAGCTCAAATCGATACATGGGATAAATTCGCAACAGTAGCAAAGGATTTCACAGCAAAAACAGGCAAACCATTTGCAGATTTAACAGATCTTGTGTACAACGCTCTTCGTGATCAATCTGCAGACCAAATTTACTTTAATAAAGAAGATGGATCTTTTATTGGAGATACCAATCCACAAGTGAAGAAAGCTTATGATTTCACAGTTCAGGGTATCCAAGAAGGATGGATTGGCAATACACTGCTATGGTCTCCTGAATGGGGTCAAGCAATGAATGATGGAGGATTTGGTGTAATCCTAGGGCCAGCATGGATGGCAGGAAACATTAAGAGTAATGCTCCAGACTCAACTGGTAAATGGAAAATTGCTCAACTTCCAGAGGGTGCTGGTAACTGGGGTGGATCATTCCTAACCATACCTAAAGAAGGTAAGCATCCACAAGAAGCTTATGACTTTATTTCTTGGTTAGATAGTCAAGAAAGCCAACTAGAATCCTTTAAAGCTAGTGGTCTAATGCCTTCAATTCCTGCTTTGTATGAAGATGCGGCATTTACAGGATTCCAAGATGAGTTCTTTGGAGGTCAAGCAACAGCAGTTGAATATGGTAAAGCGGCAGAACGCGTAAAACCTGTTTATTACGGACCATTACATGACCAAACAGATACATTCTTCAAAGATGCACTTAAAAATGTATTAGAGAAGAAAGCAGATCCAACTGAAGAATGGGATGCTGCAGTTAAGAAAGCGAAGACATTAGCGGAACGTAGCTAGTAATTATAAATAGTACCAATATAGCTAGACCATCCAAATTCGCAGGGAGGGACACTTCTTGCGAATTTGGATTTACAAAATATTTCATGGAGGTGCAGCATGGCAGAACCGATTACAGTTCGCCCATCTGTTAGCGTTAAGAAGCCTTTTCTGACGGAAAAACGACGTAGCAATATTACGGCCTATACATTTATAGCCCCATTTTTTATTATATTCTCTATATTTGGGCTTTATCCGATCGTATTCACTATCTATCTATCGTTTTTTAAGTGGGACGCATTGGGTCCAATGAAATATGTTGGGCTTAAAAATTATGATCTTATCATTAGTGATCCTACCTTCTGGATCTCATTTAGCAATACGCTTATTATGGGCGTCATGGGGACGATTCCCCAGTTAATCGTAGCATTATTTGTAGCGATTATGCTTAACTCAGCTCTGACCAAATTCAAGAAAACCTTTCGTATTCTTTATTTCATGCCCAATATTACGTCAATCGTAGCGGTAACACTCGTTTTTAGTACGATGTTCGGAAATAATGGGATGATTAATTGGATCCTTAATGGATTGGGATTAGAGAATGTGGCATTTAACTCGGGATGGTGGGGTGTTAAAATTGCTATTTCTACGATGGTAATGTGGCGTTGGACAGGGTATAATGCCATTATTTTTCTATCAGGTCTGCAAAGCATTCCGATAGACTTATATGAGGCTGCTAAAATTGATGGTGCGAATAGAAAGCAACAATTGATGTATATCACTTTACCATTGTTAAAGCCTTTTATTATCTTCGTAACTTTATTATCAACGATAGGAGCACTTCAATTATTTACGGAGCCATACGTATTCCTCGGACAATCAGGAACTGGTTCTACTCGCGAAGAAGGGGTTACGATGGTTACTTATCTATACAGTGAAGCCTTCCGTAACGGTTTCTTTGGTACAGCAGCTGCAACAGCAGTTATGTTGCTCCTAATCACCATCGTTTTCTCTGTCCTGAATATGATCATATCTAATCGTTTAGGTGGAGATTCAAAAGGAGGTAAAGCATGAGCACAATGAATACATCTTCGACCAAACTAGGCAACCCAGGATTATTTAGTAAAATATTATATTATGTATTACTAATAGTAGGGGCTCTGGTATCCGTTTTTCCATTTTATTGGATGTTTGTAATTGCTACGAATGATCGTGGAGCTGTTTTTAACATACCTCCTTTACTAACAATTGGTGATCAATTTTTTAATAACTTTGAACGTGTATTGGAGAAATCAGATTTCTTCCAAGCTTTAGGTAATTCGTTATTTGTTTCTTCGATGGTTACGATTTCTGTTGTATTCTTTTGTACTCTAGCTGGATATGCGTTTGCTAAGTATGAGTTTCCCCTCAAGAATATTCTATTCGTTTGTGTTATTGCGACCTTGTTTGTACCAACTCAATTGAGTGTACTTCCAACGTACATTATCATGGCTAAGCTACATTGGATTGATACTTACAGAGCGCTTATCGTACCAGCAATGGTTAATGCATTTGGTATATTCTGGATGAGGCAGTATATATCCACTTCAGTGCATTCCGAATTGATTGAAGCAGGCCGTATCGATGGGGCGGGACATTTTCGTGTTTTTTGGAACATTGCTATCCCGGTAATTACACCTGCTATGGCTACACTCGGAATACTGAATTTCATGAATGTATGGAATGACTTCTTCTGGCCACTAGTTGTGTTGAAGAATAAAGAACACTATACGATTCAGATCGCATTGCAACAATTATTCTCAAATCGCGATGGTTTGGATTATGGAATGATCATGTCCGCAACCTTTACTGCAACAATCCCACTATTGATAGTATTCCTTTTCTTTAGTAGATACTTTATTGCAGGTCTTACATCAGGGGCGATCAAGAGCTAAATTATATTTGTTTTATTTTACGCAAGGAATTAGAAGCGCAATGAAGAATAATAGACGTAAGAGACAGCAGGAGGAAGTGAAGAAATGAAACTCCGTCGTAAAATTTTGCTCGCTATTATTCTTCTTGTGTTTATTCCTGTGATCGTGATGGGGGCCATATCATATTATAATTTCTCGAATGCGATGGAGAAGAAATCAAGTCATTTCTATTGGATTTCCCTACTGGAGACAGATCGCAAATTAAAGTACGCTCTTAGTGAAATTACTGCCATCTCTAATGCAGCAATTACACAACCACTCGGTGCAATTCAACAATCTCTGAAGCAACTAGATATGATTATGACTTATGATCGTAAACAGGAAATCAACAATACGTTAATTAACCATCCTATGATCTCATCATTTAGCCTTTATAGTAATGATAGGTTAATCTATCATTATAATGAGCCTCTGTCTTTCGACAGTATGAAGAGAAAAGTATGGTATGAATCGATGCAGAAAGCTGAAGGACAACCTGTGTGGTTTGGACCTGGGGAGAACGGTACGTCAGAACAAGGAAATCCAGTTCTCATTCATTCGCGGGTAATTAAGGACTATTATTCTTTAGAGAATATAGGATCTCTCGTTATTTATGTTAAACCAGATATATTAGATCAAGTTTTTTGGGAGACAGCCACGCTGAAGAGCGGGGATATTTTGCTTGTGAATAAACAGGGAAACATTGTTTTTAACAAAGCAGGCGGTCAAATGGGTGAACATATAGAATTTCCCTTTTTAGCGAGTGGATACTCGAAGGAGAAGGGGTATTATATTGATGATTATCGGGATGAAAAGTCTCTAATCACGTTCTTACCATCCTATAATGAGGAATGGTATTTGGTTGCAATTACACCGATGAATCTGATTCGTTCTGAATCTGACTCTATTCGTAACGTTGCCATTATGTTAGGTCTATTTTCATTATTGTCAGCTTTTTGGTTTGATCAATTTTTCATAAGTAAACTAGTTCGAAGTATCATTAGTGCAGTTAATGGGATGAAACGGGTACAGCAAGGCGTATTTATACCCATTCTTTCGCATAAAAAAAGTGACGATGAAAGAGATTTATTGATCGATGGATTTAATCGAATGAGTACGCAAATTAATGAATTGATATTACAGGTGGAAACGGAGCAAGGTCGTAAGAAGGAAGCTGAATTACAGGCATTAGTGGCTCAAATCAATCCGCATTTTATATATAATTCATTAGAATCTATTAATTCTATGGCTATATTACAAGGTAACAAAGATATCAGTAAGATGGTTATTTCCTTGGGAAAATTACTAAGGATTAGTATAAATGAGAATCAGGAATTAATTCCGATACATATGGAGCTTGAGCATGTACGACATTATTTGAATATCCAGAAATTCCGCTTTGAGGATCAATTTGATTACAGCATTGATTTTCCTGAATCTATGAAATATTTCATGACGCAGAAATTGATCGTTCAGCCGATTGTCGAGAATGCATTATATCATGCAATTGAGCCTATGGAGAGCAAGGGGTATATTACGATTCAAGCTTATGAGTCAGAGAAGGATATACTGATCGATGTCATAGATAATGGACCTGGTTTTGATCAGTCTACATTGATGAACCTATGGAATACGGATTCCACAGGTCAGAAGAAGTACCGTAATAATGGTGTAGGGCTAAAGAATGTTCATGAACGCTTAGTTATTCGATTCGGTAGCCCTTATGGTATTCTGATTTGTTCTTCTCCTGGTTACGGATCAACTATTCGAATTCGTATTCCGAAGATTACTACCTAAATAGTCACATATACTGAGGAGGAGGAGTTATTGTGAGGCGATTTATGAACTGGGGTTGGATCATTGTATATACGATTCTTCTGGTTGTAACGGTCATATTTATTACTGTTAAGGAAGAAGATTCTCCCGTCGATGACACAACCACGGAGAAGATTACATTAACCTTTCGTCATTTTTGGATTCTGGAGCATGATCGGCATGTACTAGATATTTTTGAAGATGTCGTACAGACCTATCAATTATCGCATCCAAACGTGAAGGTTAATTTTGATGGAATGGATCAAACGGTTCATCGAGAACAAAAATTGAAGAGTGAAATGGTCATAGGATCACCACCAGATATGTTTGTATTATTTGGCGGTGCTGAAATTGAACCCTATATTCGTGCCAATCGTTTGATGGATTTAACGGATTTCATAAATGATAATCATTTAAAAAATCAGTTTAAAGATCTTCAATTGTGGACATCGAATGAAAAGGTTTACGGATTACCTATTGAAGGGAATGCGGAGCCGCTATATGTAAATTCAACGATTTTTGAAAGTTTGGGACTTCAAATACCGCGTACCCTTTCAGAATTAAATGAAGCTATCGTAGTATTGAAGCAGAATGGTTATATCCCTTTTGCATTGGGGAATAAGGAACGGTGGCCAGCAGGGATTTTTGCACATTATCTAATGGATCGTTTCTCGAATTCAGATTTGATTAATCAGTTGGTGCAGGGCGAAGAGAATATTGCGTTTCAGAATGAGGACTACTTAAGGGCATTTAATCAATTGGAATTATGGATTAATGATGATGTGTTTGGACCCTCGCCTAATGAACTTTCAACGGAAGATGCTGTGCACCTTTTTACTCATGGTAAAGCGGCTATGTATTTGAATGGGAATTGGGATATTACATTGTTTAACAATGATGATGCCCCGAAGGACTTCCAGAATGAAGTGACTGTCATTCCATTCCCTTCGCTTTATGCTGCCGAAGGAACACGGTCGATGGCAGGGGGATATACCATTGGAATAGGACTATCTTCCAACTTATCTGATGCTAAGAAAGAAGCTGCATTGGAGTTAATGCAAGCTTTTTATACGGAAGAAGTTCAGACACGAATTGTTTATGAAGGTTTACGTATCCCTTCAATGTGGATCAGATTTGATCCTGAGAAGACAGGGCCGATCTTCACTCAAATGATCCAACTCATGGAGGAAAGCTCAATAAGCTTTGTTCCTTATGATAATTTGTTGTCTCCAGAGGTGAAAAGGTCATTTTTAAGAGTGATTGAAGAAATGATTGATGGTAAGAACACTGCAAAAGAGGCATTGGATCAGCTTGATGATGCTTCAAATCAATATTGGAGTCTAAGGAGAAATACGCTCAGTAAGTAAATGTTGGGAGGTTAGATATAATGGTTGCAATCAGTAATAAATATAAGGTGATTTTGGTGGATGATGAGCCTCTAATCTTGCGTAGTCTAAAAGCAGCTATTCCTTGGAATGAGCTAAACCTTGAAGTGGTTGGAGAAGCGAGAAATGGAGAAGGAGCACTTCATTTAATTCAGGAGACTTCACCGCACATGATTATTAGTGATATTCGTATGCCAGGTATTGATGGGATATCTCTGATGAAAGAAGTATCATTGAACAATCCAAAGCTGATATTTATCATCATTAGTGGATACGGCGAATTTGAATATGCCCGTGAGGCACTTCGCCAAGGGGCATTTGATTATCTGTTAAAGCCCATTGATCATGATGAATTAACTGAGATGCTTAAGCGGGCTATTCAAAGATTGGATTCTCAAATTGAGAATGAGGAATTGATACACTCTGTTCAAGTTCTATCATTAATGGCCCGGGAGCGGATGTTTGCAGAACTGATTGAAGGCAATCAAAGATCGCAGCAGCATTTGAAATGGATGGAGAGTAATGAACTAGAACATGATTATTTCATGGTTGTTATTCAGCTTGATCAATATCTGTTATTAAATGGGCATTGGACGACAGGAGAGAAACGTTTATGGCTGTTTGCTATTCGAAATATTCTAGAGGATTGGATTCGATTGAATAAAGGGCTTACTATATTTCCTTTTCATAGTGGGGAATGGATTATTTTATTGCCAAGCATGTTGAATGATAATAAAGTATCACTCGGTGAAGATATTATTCGTCAAATAAAAAAATACTCTAAATTAACCTGTTTTGTTGGTATTAGTCATAGTACTAAGGGAATTGATCAATTAAGTTCGTCGTATCAGAGTGCAACAAGAGCATTATATCAACGTTTTTATGCTGAGCATAAGGGGGCTTTTGTTGATTCGGATTCTACCCATGATATAACTCAAATGAAAGAAGTTAAATATCCTAAGCATATAGAAATATCTATCCTAGAATGTATCCGAAATTTAGATTTAGCGCGAATGTTATCTCTATTTGACCAGATGAAGTTTTATATCGAAGAGAATTCATTAACTAAAGATATCGCTGAACGAATGATTATAGAAATGACAGTCGTTCTATATAGACAGTTTGAGTATGGTAACCTTTTAGTAGATGGATCTTTAGGTGGCTTAATTCAAAGAATTCATGAGATGACAACTCTTCATGAGATGATTCATGCCGTGAAAGAGGCCTTCGAGAAGAGAATGAGAGAGAATAGAGAAAGCCAGTCGAAAGAAGATATTCAGGCAATCGTAGAAAAAGCACAGAACTATATTGTAAATAACTATCACAAGGATTTGGGAATAGAGGAATTGTCAGAGTTGGTGGGTCTAAGTGCTAGCCATTTTTGTATGATATTTAAACAGATTTCTGGATTTACATTCTTAGAATATTTAACTAAATGTCGATTAGAGAAAGCTAAGTATATTCTGAAAAATACCAATGTGAAAGTCTATCAAATAGCACCACTTGTAGGCTATCAAGATCCTAAATATTTCACACAAGTATTTAAGAAAGCGATAGGGAAGACACCAACCGAATATCGTGAAGAGACGGGTTAAAACTTTATAAAAGAAGGGGTGCTATAACGGTAACAATATCAAATAAATTAATATTGACACATGGAATATAGTTCTATATAATAAATTCATGAAAGTGCTTTCAATATTCAATCTTTTTTTGAAAGCGCTTATCGAAAACGTTTCAAATAATCAAGCTAGAATATTTGGAATGAGGTTTTTCATCTTGGTATAGACAGGAATGTTCCTGTGTTTACAATATAATTCAGTCATATTAAAGGGGGATTTACAGGTATGAAAGGGAGAACACCGAAAACGTTTGCGATGTTATTATTAGCTAGTGCGCTTCTTGTATCCGCTTGCGGAAACAATGGTGCTAGTAATAATACAGGAGAGACAAACGAACCAGCAGCAACAAATACAGAGGAAAAAGTCGATACAAGTCCTGTTACGTTTAGTTTTTTCGGGGCAGATGCTAGCCCTAACTGGAATAATATGCAAGATGAAGTTGGGAAAGCAATTACTGAAAAAACGGGTGTTACAATTAATGCTGAATTTGCCGTGCAAGGTGGCGGTCAAGATAAGATTGCTTTAATGGCTGCTAGTGGTGACTATCCGGATATGATTTTTGCTAAAGGCGATATTAGTAAGATGGTAGACGCTGAAGCAATGATTGATTTGACAGACTTAATTGAAGAGCATGCTCCAAACCTAAAGAAAGTATATGGTGATTACATGGATCGCCTACCTTATAGCAGTGAAGATAGAAGTATATATGTCCTTCCAAGTAATGCTCATGTAGGTCAGACTTATTTTGACTCTAGCGGAGGATTTGAAATTCAGCATGAAGTGCTAAAAGAACTAGGATACCCTGAAGTGAAAACTCTGGAAGATTACGAGAATGTATTACAGACATACTATGACAAACATCCAACGATTGATGGACAACCAACGATTCCATTAACATTAGATGCAGATGACTGGAGAATTATGATTACAGTTACAAACCCTGCATTTCAATCAACTGGGGCACCAGATGATGGTGAGTACTATATCAACCCTGAAACTTTCGAAGCTCAACTTCACTACAAACGTCCTGAAGAGAAAGAATATTTCCGTTGGTTGAACCATATGTATAACATTGGATTACTTGATAAGAACACATTCGTACAAAAGAGTGACGAATATAAAGCTAAAATCGCTAGTGGTCGAGTATTAGGTCTAATCGACCAAGAGTGGGGATATGCAGATGCAGAGAATGCTCTAAAAGCTTCAGGCAAACCTGAAAGATCATATGCTCACTTCCCTGTAACACTCACATCGGATATTGTAGACCATGGTTTCCAAGATACAGGGTTCATGGCTGGATGGGGTATAGGGATCACTACATCTGCTGAAGATCCAGTTCGTATTATTAAGTTCTTGGATTACTTAGCTTCTGATGAGGGTCAAATTCTTAAAAACTGGGGAATTGAAGGGAAACACTATGTAATCGAAGATGGCAAACGTGTTATTCCGGCAGATGTATTAGACAAGAAAATCAATGACGCTAGTAACTTCACTAAGACTACAGGTATTGGTTTGTATCTAACATTCTCTGGTCACTATGGTGATGGAGTACTAGATCCAACAGGTAATTACTATACAACTAACTTCCCTGAACAGATTGTAGCTAGCTACTCTGAACCAGAGAAGGAATCATTAAAAGCATATAATGCTACAACGTGGAAAGACCTATGGCCATCTGAAGATGAGATGCCTGTTAAACCTTGGGGGGCTGCTTGGGATTTAGCCGTTGAAGAAGGTTCAGAATATTCTGTAACATTCCAAAAGACTCAAGACATTATTCGTAAACGTATTCCTGAAGCGATTCTGACTACACCTGAGAAATTCGATGCAGTTTACGATGGTATGATTGCTGAATTGAATAAAGCTGGTGCAGAGAAGATGGAAGCTGAATATACAGAGTTAGTTAAAGCAAGAGTAGATCTTTGGTCTGGTAAATAAAAGGGAATAAAACTCAATAATAATACTTGAAGGGCTCTCGTTTTGAGAGCCCTTTTTTGTGATAAAAAACTCTGAAATAAGAGTGTACAAAATGTAGGAAATGGTATATATTATATTTGTAAGCACTTACAACAATAGTTTTTTTGTTTTAAGAAAACGGTTTCTAAACATCACGAATAACATACTTGCTTTAAAGATTTAGAGCATAATAGATACGGGAGGGTTATATTAAATGAAAAGAAAAACGCCAAAAACATTTGCAATGCTGCTCATTGCAAGTGCGCTACTGATTTCTGCTTGTGGAAATTCCAACACAAATAACTCCGGGAAAACAGCAGAATCCACGGGGAATTCAACAAGTACGAATGCGGTCAAGGAAGAGACAAATGACATTTCTCCAATAACGTTTACGTTCTTTGGAGCTGATGGTAGTCCGAACTGGAATAATATGAAGGACGATGTTGGACAAGTCATCACTGAAAAGACAGGTGTTACTATTAATGCAGAGTATGACATGAATAATGGCGGTGACGATAAGATCTCTCTTATGGCTGCGAGTGGTGACTACCCTGATATCATCTTCCCCAAAGGTAACTTAACTAAATTGGTTGATGCAGAAGCTATGATCGATATGACAGACTTAATTGAGGAACATGCTCCTAACTTGAAGAAGTTATATAGTCAGAACCTTAATCGCCTTAAATATAGTACAGCTGATCCAGCCATTTATACAATCCCTACGAATGGTTCTGTCGACCAAACGAGTTTCGATGCAAGCGGTGGATTTGAGATTCAACATAGAGTGTTGAAAGAACTAGGTTATCCTGAAATTCGTACCACAGTAGATTTTGAGAAAGCCTTAAAGGATTATGTAGCGCTACACCCTGAAACAGATGGTGTTCCAACAATTCCATTGTTACTAAATGCTGATGACTGGAAAATTATGATTACGGTTACAAACCCGGCATTTACGGCAACGGGCTTATCGGATGATGGGGAGTTTTATATTAATCCTGAAACATACGAAGCACAATTACACTACAAACGTCCGGAAGAGAAAGAATACTTCCGTTGGTTGAATCATATGTACAATGAGGGACTTCTAGATAAAGATACATTTGTACAAAAAGATGACCAATACCAAGCTAAAATTGCAAGTGGTAGAGTTCTTGGATTAATTAGCCAAGAGTGGGAATATAGTAATGCTGAGAATGCCCTTAAAGCTGCTGGGAAAGATGAATACACTTATGGACATTTTCCAGTGACAATATCTGAAGATATTCTTGATCATTCTTTCCAAGATATCGGATTTGATGGATATGGTATTGGTATCACAACGTCTTGTGAAGATCCAGTTCGAGCTATTAAATTCTTAGACTGGATGGCATCTGAGGAAGGTCAAGTACTAAGAAACTGGGGGATTGAAGGGAAGCACTATAATGTAGAAGATGGTGTTCGCGTTGTTCCCGCAGATGTTCAGGATAGAAAGAATAATGATAATATAGCATTCACTAAAGAAAGCGGCATTGGACTCTACTTTGTCTTCAGTGGACACTATGGAGATGGTGTAAAGGACTCTACTGGTAACTATTATACTACGAACTTCCCTGAACAGATTATTGCCAATTACTCTGATGTTGAGAAGGAATCATTAGCAGCATATAACGCTACAACTTGGAAGGACTTATTCCCAAGTAAAGATGAATTCCCAGTGAAAGTGTGGGGAGCAGCGTATAATATGCCGGCTCCAAGTGACCCAGAATACACTGTAGCCTATCAAAAAACTCAAGATATTATTCGTAAACGTATTCCAGAAGCGATTCTTGCTAAACCTGAAAAATTCGATCAAATTTTCGATGATATGCTAGCAGAACTTGATAAAGTTGGAGCCGTTCAGATGGAACAAAAATACACTGAGTATGTTCAAGATAGAGTGAAATTATGGACGGGTCAATAATTAAGGATATTTGATAATAATACTTAAGGAGCTCTCAATTTGAGAGCTCCTTTTTATGCTGATAATTTTCGGAAATAAGGATATACAAGATAGGAAAAATGATTTATAATTTACAATGTAAGCACTTACATTTTTGAGGTCTTTTCGAGAAAACGATTTCCGCACACCATGATTCTCATTTTTGCTTTAATGATTAAAAATTATATTTATCATGGGGGTTATGTTTAATGAAAAGAAAAACACCAAAAACATTCGCAATGCTACTAATCGCAAGTGCATTAC
Coding sequences within:
- a CDS encoding ABC transporter substrate-binding protein; translated protein: MKRKTPKTFAMLLIASALLISACGNSNTNNSGKTAESTGNSTSTNAVKEETNDISPITFTFFGADGSPNWNNMKDDVGQVITEKTGVTINAEYDMNNGGDDKISLMAASGDYPDIIFPKGNLTKLVDAEAMIDMTDLIEEHAPNLKKLYSQNLNRLKYSTADPAIYTIPTNGSVDQTSFDASGGFEIQHRVLKELGYPEIRTTVDFEKALKDYVALHPETDGVPTIPLLLNADDWKIMITVTNPAFTATGLSDDGEFYINPETYEAQLHYKRPEEKEYFRWLNHMYNEGLLDKDTFVQKDDQYQAKIASGRVLGLISQEWEYSNAENALKAAGKDEYTYGHFPVTISEDILDHSFQDIGFDGYGIGITTSCEDPVRAIKFLDWMASEEGQVLRNWGIEGKHYNVEDGVRVVPADVQDRKNNDNIAFTKESGIGLYFVFSGHYGDGVKDSTGNYYTTNFPEQIIANYSDVEKESLAAYNATTWKDLFPSKDEFPVKVWGAAYNMPAPSDPEYTVAYQKTQDIIRKRIPEAILAKPEKFDQIFDDMLAELDKVGAVQMEQKYTEYVQDRVKLWTGQ